The genomic stretch AGCTGAAACAGCCGAAGAAGCTTATGCCCAGGCACGGGAGGCAAGGGGAACCACAGATGTGCAGCTCCATCAGGACGAAGATGTACTGGATACCTGGTTTTCATCCTGGCTCTGGCCCATAGAAGTATTTCAAGGCATTACCCGGCCAGGCAATGCAGAATGGCGCTATTATTATCCAACCACCGTGCTGGTTACCGGACAGGATATCATTTTCTTCTGGGTTGCCCGCATGGTGATGGCCGGCCTGCATTTCACCGGCGAGATTCCCTTCCGTTATGTGTATTTCACCGGCATGGTGCGCGATAAGCTGGGTAGAAAAATGAGTAAATCGCTTGGCAATTCGCCCGACCTTTCGCTGTTGATTGACCAGTATGGTGCCGATGCTGTGCGCTTCGGGATCATGATCTCCTCGCCTGCCGGCAATGATTTGCTGTTCGATGAAAAAGGATGCGAGCAAGGTTTGCATTTCTGCAATAAACTCTGGAATGCCCTGCGGCTCATTAAAAGCTGGGAATCTAAAATCAACGGGCAAACACAGCCCGCAACTGATTTTCCGATCAAATGGTTCCATCATCGCCTGCAGGCATTTATCCGGCAAACGGAAAAAGACTTTGAACAATTTCGGTTAAGTGAAAACCTGAAAAATCTATACACACTCATCTGGGGAGATTTCTGCAGCACCTACCTGGAATGGATGAAACCTGCTCCCAACGCTGATGGTCTGCAAATTACCAAATCATATTTCGAAACTCTGTTGCAATTGCTGCATCCTTTCATGCCTTTTATTACGGAAGAAATTTACCATCAGTTATCTCCGCGTGATGCAAACGATGATCTTATCATAAAGCCAATCCCTGCAGCTACAGACGCAGATGAAGAAATTGTGCAGCAGGGGTTGCTGTTGAAAGATGTAATTGCAGCCGTTCGTCAAACTTTGCAGGTGCATCAGATCAAAGCAAAACAACCCTACGAGTTATGGATCCAGACTACTCAACGTGAAAAGTATGAAACATGCATGCCTATCCTGATCTCGCAGTTGCATGTACAAAATATTGTTTTCACTGATGATGCTCCCGAACAGGCCATCCGCACGGTGGTGGGAAAAGATATCCTCTATATCAGAATGCCGGAGCTGGCATCCGCTGCATCAGATCATCAAAAACAAAATCTGGAGAAGGAATTGCATTATTTGAAAGACTTTTTGCAAAAAATTGAAGATAAGCTGCAAAATGAGCGCTTTCTGCAACATGCCAAACCTGAAGTGGTGGAGCGTGAACAAAAGAAAAAACAAGATACGCTTGAAAAGATCCGGGTTATTGAAGAAACGTTGCGTACGCTATCATAAATTTTCTGCAGCATGTTTCATTTCAGAAAACATTTCATGCTGTTTGTGAAAACAGGATGGCTGATCGGATGGGTATGCGGAATTATCACCTGCCAGGCCCAACAGCTGTTCACCCCTTCTGCTAAGGTACTGGATACACTCAACCAGAAAGGGCCCATACTTTATACTCTTTTGGGAAATGATTCTGCAACACGCATTCCCGCAAGGCAGATTCTGCAGTTGATTGATTCACCACTTGTGGTGAAAGATACCAAAGGCAGGCAATACAGAGTTATCCGTTTTGATTTTGGTTATTTACATGTAGATACCACATTCAATGATACAACCGAACGCTTTGATCTGGTTCCGGAATATCTCGGGTTTACATTTGTGCAGAATCAGTTGGATTCATTATGGAAAACACGTGTGAGAAAAACTTTGCATGCAGGTGAGCGTTTATACTTTGATCATATCATTGCCGAAGATGCATCGGGTATCAAATACGGAGCACCGCCCCTGCATATTTTGGTGGTTGACTCATTGCGAAAAATCAACGAAGCTGGAGCGGAATAATCAATTCCCACCTATTTCGCATACCGGGTGATACCGGATCAGTGTCAAGCAAATGACTAAACCTGAGTGTGATGCTCAGCGGATATTCATTCCACCATCTTGTATCGGCTGTGCACTCCACGCCCGCAGATCTGAATCGCTGATGAGCAGCTTGTTGCTGCACGTAATACAGGGTTCTGCTATCATCATAAAAAAGATTTAACCGCATACGCAAAAAATAAACAATACCACCAAAACCCCAGTCAGGATAAGCTATCGGGAACTGATAATTCAATCCCCATTTAGTTATTTGATGATAGAAAGGTGCATGATATCCTCTTGCATACGGAAATACATCAGAAAATGTATAGGTATTGGCAGTATCTTTTCCTTGCCAGGCCAGCTGCAACCACAAGCTATGTGAAGGCCAAATGCCCGGAAAATATAGATCCGTTTCTGCAAATAATTGTTCAGCAAAATGCGGACCTGCAGAATGATTCCAACTCAGATATAGATGCTGTGCCAGATGTGGAGCTATATGCTGCAGGGCTTGCAGGCGTTGCTGCACAAACTGCAATCCCAGATAAAAATAAGGAAGAGTCATATCGTGAGATACCATATTTTTTTGTACAGGATATTGAATATGTGTTTCCTGGATGCCCGCAAATGGTATCAGATATCTGCTCATCATGCGTCCGGAAAAATTCCAAGGTATATATCCCGATAAACCAACTGCAGTTTCATTCCAGTTTATCTGTTGCCCATTCGATCTCCATGCAGTTCTGTGTGCCGTATACTGGCCACTTACATTCCATATCGGATACCAACCTCCGTAAGTAGCGGATAAGCCTATGCCATGTGATGCTTCATAGCGGTTATACTGGTAAAATAAAGAAGAAGAAAGCGTATTCAGCATATTATCCGATAAAACCTGAAAACCATAATACGGATCATCCAGAATGGGTTCCCAGCTGTGAATATGAATAAGCTGAAAAGATTTGGGATAATCCGTAATCGTAAAATACCGATGAGATACCTCTTGTGGTAAATCAGCTGCTTCTGCTTTTAAGGCTGAAGCAACATAAGGATTATCTGAAGCGTATATCTGCAAACTATCTACAGGCTTCCATGCAGCAGAATCCAAAGCGAGTTTCATAAGTTTATTTCCTTTCAATGTAAATTGGCTATACACCAGCCATCTGCCATCGGGAGATACAGCCGGAGAATAACAACCAGAAGCCGCATAGGTGACCTGATAGATTGTATAGTTAGTAAGAGAAACGGCGTAAATCTGCTGGATATGGGAATAGCTGCCACTGAAAAAAATCCATGGTCCTGATTGACAGAATTGCTGAATGGGATGATATGTAAAGGGTGTAATAATGTGGGTTTGATGATGATAAAGATCCTGCGCAATGATAGCTGAACGGCCGGCAGAATCCTGTGCAATATAATAAATGCTTTTCCCGTCAACTGAAAACTGCGGATAAGCCATCATGCCATGAAACGGACTTGCAAGCGAATCCAGGAGCATGCCATCATTTGCGTCAAATATTTTCAGCTGCACAGATTGATCAGGACTTACCGATACAGCTACAATCTTTTGCCCGTCTGGTGATAATGCAGGTGAAAACAATTTGGTGCGATGGGTAAGTTTTTTTATTTGTTTATGTGCCATATCATACCACATGATCACACCATAATCTTTCCATCCCCAGCGGGGATCGTTGCGATATCCGGCCCAGACTATTGCATGTGCATGTGCATCAAAATCATTATCAGCTACTATTCCCTGATGTAAAACAGGATGCATCTTGCCATCAGGATTCATTTGTACAATAACAGGAAGTTTTTGAAAACTGTTTTGCACAAACAACAACGTATCATTTGATACAAAAACAGGATATTGCTGATTCAGATATTGTTTCGAAGGTGGTGTAAGCGGCATGGCACGATCAGCCTCTGTGGGCTTATCTTGTTTCCATTGTTCAGTAAAATATTGCATGGCATTCCGGTAAAATGCTGTTACTGTTTGTCCGGTATAATCTTTCAATGCCTTTGAAAACGGATAAAACAAATGTTTATAAGCAGCTGCATCACGGGTTACCAGTTTCCACAGGGTATCACTGTATCGTTCCCGTCCGTAAGCACACAACAGATAACCCAGCGGATAATGATTGGGCACATAGTCGCGATAGGAACCATTTCTCAATTTCATCCAGGAATAAGGAAAATGAGCATCGGCCAGTGACCGGTAAGCATCAAAGAATGCAGGGAGCCTGCCTCTGCCCTGCGGTGTGAGCGTGGTTTCGGTAAATACGGCATCGCCTTCCCAAAACCAGTTGGGAATAGCCACATCGGTTGCAAATGCCTGCCCGGCTTCGCCAAAGGCAATGCGCATCAGATGTGAAAGGCCTGTATTGAAATGCATGTTTTGCAAGGCATGGCGGTATTCGTGCACACTCAGAAAGTCAAGCCAGAGCAGGCTGCCCAGCTGATCCATCTGCTGGGGAGGTGTGGTCTGAAACTCGGCCCGGAACGGCGCCAGCATCACATATCCATTGCTAAGAGTAGTCTGATTCTGCAAAACGAGATTCAACTTTTTTTGGGCATAGCCAATGGATTGACGGTGATATGCACTGATATCGGTTATTATATTGGCGATCCGTTCGGCCTGTGGAGCCATTTCAGCCGGAAAAATTACCCGTAGCGTATCGGTGTTGATTTGCTTCCAGCGAATATGGGCAGGGTCGCCACCGAATACCTGCGCCCGGGCAGGAATTACATGTGTCAGGGCCATGAAAAGAAGCAACCATGCATATTTTATCAGGTGGTATGCTTTCATATCTGAACTTTAGGCTATTACCTGGCTGGCAAACAAGCGTTCGGCCAGCTGAGGATCATAGCGGCCACTGTAAGTAATTTCCCCTTTATGTAGATAAAGCATGTGGGTGATACATCCCGGCAGTTCCTGCAAATCGTGTGTCACATATAGCAACGTAAAGGCAGGATCCGCACTGAGGCTTTCAAGCATCTGCCTGATCCGCTGGCGATGCATGCCATCCAGTCCTTGACAAGGCTCATCTAATATCAGCAAGGGAGGCCTGATCAGCAAAGCTCTGATGAACAACAGCAATCGTTGCTCCCCGGTGGAAAGCTGCGTTACAGGCTGATCTGCATAAGACTCCAAGCCCCAGTATTGCAGATAGCAGAGTGCTTCCTGCTGAATAGATGAATTTAAACTGGAATCAGAGACATGGCTTTTAACCTGATCCGTCAGCCAGGTAAGGCAATTCTGCCGGGTGCGGAGATAATAGTGCATTTCAGGTGATACATAAGCCTGGTGGCGTTTGATATCCCAAATAGTTTCGCCACTGCCTCTGCGTTTGCCCATCCAATAAACCTGTTGGGCATATGCCTGCGGATGATCGGTTGTAATCAGGCTCAGCAAGGTAGATTTTCCGGAACCATTTTGCCCGCAGATAAACCATCGTTCACCTGTATTTACCTGCCAATGAATATGTTTCAATATTTGCTGGCGGCCATACTGCACTTGCACATCACGCATCTCAAAAAGAGGAGTTCCTTCAGGCGGCTGCCATGAGGGAGAAAAAGTCTGAAAAACGGTATTTCTGCCTGAGAAATCATGCTCTCGCCCTTGCAAAGCAATCACATCATCAAACGTATCATCCGTTTCACCTGGCAACACCTCCATCACCACGGTGATGCCCTGTGCCTGGATATGCTGAAGCATTTCCCGGAGTTGCTTTCTGGAAGCTGCATCCAGACCGATGAAAGGGGCATTCAGCAACAATATTTCCGGTTGAGACAGCAAAGCACGAAGGATCAGCAGTTTCTTCAGCTCGCCATTGGAAAGCTGTTGCACCTGGCGTTCGAGCAAATAAGAGGGAAACAGATGCCAATGATTGCACAGCAGATTCAGCCGTTCATCACATGCATCTTCCCGGATACCCAGGTACTGCAGGGCATATTCCTGAAGCAAATCACTCACCTTCACCCAGCCATGGGTTTGGGAAGCATAGTATCGTTGCTGGTAAAAAGCATCGGGGTGATGCAACACCAGGTCGGCACCATGAAAATCCACCCAGCCCAGTTGGTAAGGTTTTAGGGTATCTGTCGCTTCATGAGATCCATTGAGGAAATAGCGGATATGTCCCTGTGTAACGGGCAGTTTTCCTGCAATAGCCCGAAGCAACGAAGTTTTTCCCGCACCATTCGGGCCTGTGATGGCCACCCGGGTACCGCGTTGTAGCGTCCGGTTAAAATCCCGCACAATGCACCAATGGCCGCGGTAAATGGAAACATGTTCAAACTGAATGCTTGCCTGGCTTATCATGCTGGTTTATTTATCCCACCAGGATACCTGCAATGGTAGCAGAGAGATAGGATGCCAGGGTACCACATATCAGGGCTTTAAAACCCAGTCGCGCCAGATCCGTCCGCCGCGAAGGTTCCAGCTCGCCGATGCCGCCCACCTGGATGGCAATGGAACTGAAATTGGCAAAACCACACAGGGCAAAGCTCACAATTACCATGGTTTTGGGATCCAGGGTATCTTTGATTTTGGATAAATCCAGATAAGCCACGAATTCATTCACGACCATTTTGGTGCCCATCAGTGCACCTGCCGTTTGGGCTTCATGTGCCGGAACCCCCATGGCTCGAGCAAACACGGAAAACAAGCTTCCCAGAATCTGATTTAAGTTTAAGGTACTGACATCAATGCCGATGAACTGCAAGGATATACCAGCCAGTGCCATCCAATGTCCAACCCAGCCCAGAAACCAGTCGGCCAAAGCGATCAAAGCAATAAACCCGATAAGCATCGCCGTAACATTCAGCCCCACCCGCAATCCATCGCTGGCTCCGTGTGAAATGGCATCCAGCAGGTTGTAGGTAGTCCGCTTCACTTCGAGCGTCACTTTCCCTTTGGTTTCCGATACTTCTGTCTCGGGCCAGACGATTTTTGAAATAACCAGCGCTCCCGGGGCCGCCATCAGGCTGGCCGCAATCAGGTATTGGGCAGGCACACCCAGCGAAATATACACGGCCATCACACCCCCGGCAATGGTGGCCATGCTGCCCGACATGGATGCCAGCAATTCGCTCATGGTCATGCCTTTGATATAGGGCTTAATCATGATCTGCGCTTCCACCTGACCCACAAAGG from Thermoflavifilum aggregans encodes the following:
- a CDS encoding NupC/NupG family nucleoside CNT transporter, giving the protein MTGRFTGLLGVALILGIAFLMSNNKKRINLRVVLSGLALQLALAIFILKVPVGKAMFAWLGDHVTKLLNMSDKGAAFVFGPLVNSPLLTKVFGPENNLIFFFKIIPTIIFVAVLVSMAYHLGIMQRIVKAIAFVVYKIMGVSGSEALSNVASAFVGQVEAQIMIKPYIKGMTMSELLASMSGSMATIAGGVMAVYISLGVPAQYLIAASLMAAPGALVISKIVWPETEVSETKGKVTLEVKRTTYNLLDAISHGASDGLRVGLNVTAMLIGFIALIALADWFLGWVGHWMALAGISLQFIGIDVSTLNLNQILGSLFSVFARAMGVPAHEAQTAGALMGTKMVVNEFVAYLDLSKIKDTLDPKTMVIVSFALCGFANFSSIAIQVGGIGELEPSRRTDLARLGFKALICGTLASYLSATIAGILVG
- a CDS encoding PD40 domain-containing protein; the protein is MKAYHLIKYAWLLLFMALTHVIPARAQVFGGDPAHIRWKQINTDTLRVIFPAEMAPQAERIANIITDISAYHRQSIGYAQKKLNLVLQNQTTLSNGYVMLAPFRAEFQTTPPQQMDQLGSLLWLDFLSVHEYRHALQNMHFNTGLSHLMRIAFGEAGQAFATDVAIPNWFWEGDAVFTETTLTPQGRGRLPAFFDAYRSLADAHFPYSWMKLRNGSYRDYVPNHYPLGYLLCAYGRERYSDTLWKLVTRDAAAYKHLFYPFSKALKDYTGQTVTAFYRNAMQYFTEQWKQDKPTEADRAMPLTPPSKQYLNQQYPVFVSNDTLLFVQNSFQKLPVIVQMNPDGKMHPVLHQGIVADNDFDAHAHAIVWAGYRNDPRWGWKDYGVIMWYDMAHKQIKKLTHRTKLFSPALSPDGQKIVAVSVSPDQSVQLKIFDANDGMLLDSLASPFHGMMAYPQFSVDGKSIYYIAQDSAGRSAIIAQDLYHHQTHIITPFTYHPIQQFCQSGPWIFFSGSYSHIQQIYAVSLTNYTIYQVTYAASGCYSPAVSPDGRWLVYSQFTLKGNKLMKLALDSAAWKPVDSLQIYASDNPYVASALKAEAADLPQEVSHRYFTITDYPKSFQLIHIHSWEPILDDPYYGFQVLSDNMLNTLSSSLFYQYNRYEASHGIGLSATYGGWYPIWNVSGQYTAHRTAWRSNGQQINWNETAVGLSGYIPWNFSGRMMSRYLIPFAGIQETHIQYPVQKNMVSHDMTLPYFYLGLQFVQQRLQALQHIAPHLAQHLYLSWNHSAGPHFAEQLFAETDLYFPGIWPSHSLWLQLAWQGKDTANTYTFSDVFPYARGYHAPFYHQITKWGLNYQFPIAYPDWGFGGIVYFLRMRLNLFYDDSRTLYYVQQQAAHQRFRSAGVECTADTRWWNEYPLSITLRFSHLLDTDPVSPGMRNRWELIIPLQLR
- a CDS encoding valine--tRNA ligase; this encodes MEIAKTYQHRSVEAKWYAHWLEKEYFHSSPDSRQPYTIVIPPPNVTGVLHMGHALNETIQDILIRRARAMGYNACWVPGADHASIATEARVVNQLKAQGIRKQDIGREAFLQHAWEWKEKYGGIIYEQLKKLGCSCDWQRTTFTLDDTYSRAVIRVFVQLYRERLIYRGQRMINWDPLALTALSDEEVEYREVQSTLFYVQYPLEGSTDRITVATTRPETILGDVAIAVHPDDPRYQRLIGKFAYVPLIDRRIPIIADEYVDQAFGTGCLKITPAHDPNDYQLGIKHQLPVIDVLNPDGTMSAAAQLFVGEDRFVVRNKIADLLQEKGFLAKTETIINKNGFSQRSNAVVEPRISTQWFLKMKDLAKPALDAVLQRQIRIHPEERFLNTYRHWMENVQDWCISRQLWWGHRIPAWYDAQGNIYVAETAEEAYAQAREARGTTDVQLHQDEDVLDTWFSSWLWPIEVFQGITRPGNAEWRYYYPTTVLVTGQDIIFFWVARMVMAGLHFTGEIPFRYVYFTGMVRDKLGRKMSKSLGNSPDLSLLIDQYGADAVRFGIMISSPAGNDLLFDEKGCEQGLHFCNKLWNALRLIKSWESKINGQTQPATDFPIKWFHHRLQAFIRQTEKDFEQFRLSENLKNLYTLIWGDFCSTYLEWMKPAPNADGLQITKSYFETLLQLLHPFMPFITEEIYHQLSPRDANDDLIIKPIPAATDADEEIVQQGLLLKDVIAAVRQTLQVHQIKAKQPYELWIQTTQREKYETCMPILISQLHVQNIVFTDDAPEQAIRTVVGKDILYIRMPELASAASDHQKQNLEKELHYLKDFLQKIEDKLQNERFLQHAKPEVVEREQKKKQDTLEKIRVIEETLRTLS
- a CDS encoding ATP-binding cassette domain-containing protein, with translation MISQASIQFEHVSIYRGHWCIVRDFNRTLQRGTRVAITGPNGAGKTSLLRAIAGKLPVTQGHIRYFLNGSHEATDTLKPYQLGWVDFHGADLVLHHPDAFYQQRYYASQTHGWVKVSDLLQEYALQYLGIREDACDERLNLLCNHWHLFPSYLLERQVQQLSNGELKKLLILRALLSQPEILLLNAPFIGLDAASRKQLREMLQHIQAQGITVVMEVLPGETDDTFDDVIALQGREHDFSGRNTVFQTFSPSWQPPEGTPLFEMRDVQVQYGRQQILKHIHWQVNTGERWFICGQNGSGKSTLLSLITTDHPQAYAQQVYWMGKRRGSGETIWDIKRHQAYVSPEMHYYLRTRQNCLTWLTDQVKSHVSDSSLNSSIQQEALCYLQYWGLESYADQPVTQLSTGEQRLLLFIRALLIRPPLLILDEPCQGLDGMHRQRIRQMLESLSADPAFTLLYVTHDLQELPGCITHMLYLHKGEITYSGRYDPQLAERLFASQVIA